In a genomic window of Streptomyces sp. NBC_01142:
- a CDS encoding wax ester/triacylglycerol synthase family O-acyltransferase, producing MSSELLAPLDLAFWHLESAGHPMHLGALAFFALPPVAASAAAPVPAPGPVSAPGAGGGGRILDLLATRAAAIPRLRMRVRDVWLPIGGAAWSVAKDFDVRRHVHHIRLPDIDFAAGAAALAGELMERPLERGLPPWEMYLLTGGREGGGGRDGSFAVLVKLHHALADGMRAVAIGAGIFDEIAGIAGARTAGVRRVRTVPPTSWLAGPRQAAGLARNRLEELGRALDVGASVVRSSRFDPRGVPALSAASSGTRRVGTAVLDLEDVQRVRRAAGGTANDVLLAIVAGALRRWMGDRGERLSPADPRALVPVSRRRPGSPPGSGNKLSAYLLTLPVRDPDPRSRLAAVRRAMDRNKEAGPSRGAGAVAVLADQLPPLAHRFGAPLAGGAARMLFDILVTSVPLPRSALSLGGCPLREIYPMAPLARGQSLAIALSTYGGQVHVGLVADGKAVPDLGRLAHGLREELEELLTLTR from the coding sequence TTGAGCAGCGAGCTTCTCGCCCCTCTCGACCTGGCGTTCTGGCACCTCGAGTCCGCCGGGCACCCGATGCATCTCGGCGCCCTCGCCTTCTTCGCGCTCCCGCCAGTCGCCGCGTCCGCTGCCGCTCCCGTTCCTGCGCCGGGTCCCGTTTCCGCGCCGGGCGCGGGGGGCGGCGGGCGCATTCTGGATCTGCTCGCCACCCGCGCCGCCGCGATCCCCCGGCTGCGGATGCGGGTGAGGGACGTCTGGCTGCCCATCGGCGGCGCTGCCTGGTCCGTGGCCAAGGACTTCGACGTACGGCGGCATGTGCACCACATCCGTCTCCCGGACATCGACTTCGCCGCCGGGGCCGCGGCCCTCGCCGGTGAACTGATGGAGCGGCCACTCGAACGAGGCCTGCCGCCCTGGGAGATGTACCTCCTCACGGGAGGCAGGGAAGGCGGGGGAGGGAGGGACGGCTCCTTCGCGGTGCTGGTCAAGCTCCACCACGCGCTGGCCGACGGTATGCGCGCGGTCGCCATCGGGGCCGGGATCTTCGACGAGATCGCCGGCATCGCCGGCGCCCGCACGGCCGGCGTACGGCGGGTGCGCACCGTGCCGCCCACGTCCTGGCTCGCGGGCCCCCGGCAGGCGGCCGGCCTTGCCCGGAACCGTCTCGAGGAGCTGGGCAGGGCTCTGGACGTCGGAGCCTCGGTCGTACGGTCCAGCCGGTTCGACCCGCGCGGCGTGCCCGCCCTGTCGGCCGCATCGAGCGGCACCCGTCGGGTCGGCACCGCCGTGCTCGACCTGGAAGATGTGCAGCGCGTCCGCCGGGCGGCGGGCGGTACGGCCAACGATGTGCTGCTCGCGATCGTGGCGGGCGCGCTGCGGCGCTGGATGGGCGACCGCGGCGAGCGGCTGTCCCCGGCCGACCCGCGCGCCCTGGTCCCCGTCTCCCGGCGCAGGCCCGGCAGCCCGCCCGGCTCGGGCAACAAGCTCTCCGCGTATCTGCTCACCCTCCCGGTCCGTGACCCCGACCCGCGCTCACGGCTGGCTGCCGTACGCCGCGCCATGGACCGCAACAAGGAAGCGGGCCCCTCGCGAGGCGCCGGGGCGGTGGCCGTACTCGCCGACCAACTGCCGCCGCTGGCACACCGGTTCGGTGCCCCGCTGGCCGGCGGGGCGGCCCGGATGCTCTTCGACATCCTGGTGACGAGCGTGCCGCTGCCGCGCTCCGCCCTCTCGCTCGGCGGCTGCCCCCTGCGCGAGATCTACCCGATGGCGCCGCTCGCCCGTGGACAGTCCCTGGCGATCGCGCTGTCGACGTACGGCGGACAGGTACATGTCGGCCTGGTCGCCGACGGAAAGGCCGTACCCGATCTGGGCCGGCTCGCGCACGGTCTGCGTGAGGAGCTCGAGGAACTCCTCACTCTCACCCGATAG
- a CDS encoding aldo/keto reductase, whose protein sequence is MRWSTLGHSAVEITELSFGAAGIGNLYAPVDPGAAAAAIDAAWDAGIRTFDTAPHYGLGLSERRLGEALRGRPRDAYTLSTKAGRLLEPCPAEGDDLAHGFAVPADHRRVWDFSAAGVRRSIEESLLRLGLDRIDIVYLHDPDDHEEAAFRHGYPALEKLRAEGVIGAIGAGMNQAAMLTRFLRDTDVDAVLCAGRYTLLDQSAVAELLPEATARGKSVVVGGVFNSGLLADPRPGATYDYTAAPDDILQRALRLKAVTERHGVPLRAAALHYPLGHPAVAGVLVGARSAGEVRDAADLLGRPVPPALWDELRAEGLLPTDGGAR, encoded by the coding sequence ATGCGATGGAGCACGCTCGGACACAGTGCGGTCGAGATCACCGAGCTGTCCTTCGGGGCAGCCGGAATCGGCAATCTGTACGCCCCCGTCGACCCCGGCGCGGCCGCGGCCGCGATCGATGCGGCCTGGGACGCGGGCATCCGCACCTTCGACACGGCACCCCACTACGGGCTCGGCCTGTCCGAACGCAGACTGGGTGAGGCGCTGCGCGGCCGCCCCCGCGACGCGTACACCCTCTCCACCAAGGCCGGACGGCTGCTCGAACCCTGCCCGGCCGAGGGCGACGACCTGGCCCACGGCTTCGCCGTCCCGGCCGACCACCGCCGCGTATGGGACTTCAGTGCCGCCGGGGTACGCCGCAGCATCGAGGAGAGCCTGCTGCGCCTCGGCCTCGACCGGATCGACATCGTCTATCTGCACGACCCGGACGACCATGAGGAAGCCGCCTTCCGCCACGGCTATCCGGCACTCGAGAAGCTGCGCGCCGAGGGCGTCATCGGTGCGATCGGCGCCGGAATGAACCAGGCCGCGATGCTCACCCGCTTTCTCCGCGACACCGACGTCGACGCTGTCCTCTGCGCCGGCCGCTACACCCTGCTCGACCAGAGCGCGGTGGCCGAGCTGTTGCCCGAAGCCACCGCCCGCGGCAAGAGCGTCGTCGTCGGCGGGGTCTTCAACTCCGGGCTGCTCGCCGATCCGCGGCCCGGAGCCACCTACGACTACACGGCCGCGCCCGACGACATCCTTCAGCGGGCTCTGCGCCTCAAGGCCGTCACCGAACGGCACGGCGTACCGCTGCGCGCCGCCGCTCTCCACTACCCCCTCGGCCATCCGGCCGTCGCCGGCGTCCTGGTCGGCGCCCGGTCCGCCGGCGAAGTACGGGACGCGGCCGATCTGCTCGGCCGCCCCGTGCCACCGGCACTCTGGGACGAGCTGCGAGCCGAAGGGCTGCTGCCCACGGACGGGGGTGCCCGATGA
- a CDS encoding L-rhamnose mutarotase, which produces MRVALHTTVRADRIDAYEAAHRAVPEELTAAIRAAGATSWTIWRSGTDLFHLLDCDDYARLLAALEELPVNIAWQARMAELLDVVHDYSTNGADAGLPVVWEL; this is translated from the coding sequence ATGAGGGTCGCCCTGCACACCACGGTCCGCGCCGACCGCATCGACGCGTACGAGGCGGCCCACCGCGCGGTCCCCGAGGAGCTCACCGCCGCGATCCGCGCCGCAGGCGCCACCTCCTGGACGATCTGGCGCAGCGGCACCGACCTCTTCCATCTGCTCGACTGCGACGACTACGCCCGTCTGCTGGCCGCACTCGAAGAACTCCCGGTCAATATCGCCTGGCAGGCGCGGATGGCCGAACTGCTCGATGTCGTCCACGACTACTCGACGAACGGCGCGGACGCCGGACTACCCGTCGTCTGGGAGCTGTGA
- a CDS encoding amidohydrolase — MTIIDAHHHVWDLAVRDQEWITGPELAPIRRTFTLEDLTPDARAAGVRATVLVQTVTVAEETPEFLALADSHDLVAGVVGWTDLTAPDIADTLAALRELPGGDRLVGIRHQVQGEPDPQWLLRPDVLRGLAAVASAGLVYDLVVLPCQLPAAAGAAARLPELTFVLDHLGKPPIASKEMEPWAADVRALAARPNTVCKLSGMVTEAAWSTWTTPDLIPYADTVLDAFGPGRLMFGSDWPVCRLAAGYAEVVAAARALTHRLADGERRAVFETTASRVYALRERDL; from the coding sequence ATGACGATCATCGACGCCCACCACCACGTCTGGGATCTGGCCGTACGGGACCAGGAGTGGATCACCGGTCCCGAGTTGGCCCCCATCCGCCGCACCTTCACCCTCGAGGACCTCACCCCCGACGCGCGCGCCGCGGGTGTACGGGCCACCGTCCTGGTCCAGACGGTCACTGTCGCCGAGGAGACCCCCGAATTCCTGGCTCTCGCCGACAGCCATGACCTCGTCGCCGGCGTCGTCGGCTGGACCGACCTCACTGCTCCTGATATCGCCGACACCCTCGCGGCCCTGCGTGAACTCCCCGGCGGGGACCGGCTCGTGGGCATCCGTCACCAGGTCCAGGGCGAACCCGACCCGCAGTGGCTGCTCCGCCCCGACGTGCTGCGCGGCCTCGCCGCCGTAGCCTCCGCAGGGCTCGTCTACGACCTCGTGGTGCTCCCGTGCCAGCTGCCCGCGGCGGCAGGGGCTGCGGCCCGGCTGCCCGAGCTCACCTTCGTACTCGACCATCTGGGCAAGCCGCCCATCGCCTCGAAGGAGATGGAGCCCTGGGCGGCCGATGTGCGCGCCCTGGCCGCCCGGCCCAACACTGTCTGCAAACTCTCCGGCATGGTGACCGAAGCCGCCTGGTCCACCTGGACCACCCCCGATCTGATCCCCTACGCCGATACGGTGCTCGACGCCTTCGGGCCCGGCCGGCTGATGTTCGGCTCCGACTGGCCGGTGTGCCGGCTGGCCGCCGGCTACGCCGAGGTGGTCGCCGCGGCCCGCGCGCTCACCCACCGGCTGGCCGACGGCGAACGGCGCGCGGTCTTCGAGACCACGGCGAGCCGCGTCTACGCACTGCGGGAGCGGGATCTGTGA
- a CDS encoding Fpg/Nei family DNA glycosylase, with translation MPELPEVEALREFLDGHLVGQEIVRVMPLAISVLKTYDPPLTALEGATVTAVDRHGKWLDITAGGLHLVAHLARAGWLQWKDEFPAAPPRPGKGPLALRTLLAAGGGFDLTEAGTTKRLAVHLVRDPAEVPGIARLGPDPLADAFGRDTFAALLAGERRQIKGALRDQSLIAGIGNAYSDEILHVARMSPFKPVQNLDEDETTLLYEALRSTLREAVERSRGVAAGRLKAEKKSGLRVHGRTGQPCPVCGDTIREVSFSDSSLQYCPTCQTGGKPLADRRLSRLLK, from the coding sequence ATGCCGGAGCTGCCCGAAGTCGAAGCGCTGAGAGAGTTCCTCGACGGTCATCTGGTGGGACAGGAGATCGTCCGCGTCATGCCCCTGGCGATCAGCGTCCTCAAGACGTACGACCCGCCGCTGACCGCCCTCGAAGGTGCCACCGTCACCGCCGTGGACCGGCACGGGAAGTGGCTCGACATCACCGCGGGCGGACTCCATCTGGTCGCCCATCTCGCCCGTGCGGGCTGGCTCCAGTGGAAGGACGAGTTCCCGGCCGCGCCGCCACGACCCGGCAAGGGGCCGCTCGCTCTGCGCACCCTCCTTGCCGCGGGCGGCGGTTTCGACCTCACCGAGGCGGGCACCACCAAGCGCCTCGCCGTCCATCTCGTACGCGACCCGGCCGAGGTGCCCGGCATCGCCCGGCTCGGCCCGGACCCGCTCGCCGACGCCTTCGGCCGCGACACCTTCGCCGCGCTGCTTGCCGGCGAACGGCGGCAGATCAAGGGCGCGCTGCGCGATCAGAGCCTGATCGCCGGCATCGGCAACGCCTACAGCGACGAGATTCTGCACGTGGCGAGGATGTCGCCGTTCAAGCCCGTGCAGAATCTCGACGAGGACGAGACCACGCTGCTGTACGAGGCGCTGCGTTCCACGCTGCGCGAGGCCGTGGAGCGTTCGCGCGGCGTCGCGGCGGGCCGGCTGAAAGCCGAGAAGAAAAGCGGCCTGCGTGTCCACGGCCGTACCGGTCAGCCGTGCCCGGTGTGCGGGGACACGATCCGCGAAGTCTCCTTCAGCGACTCCTCGCTGCAGTACTGCCCCACCTGCCAGACCGGCGGCAAACCACTCGCCGACCGCAGACTCTCCCGTCTGCTGAAGTAG
- a CDS encoding anti-sigma factor, translated as MNLQQRHRDVAAYALGVLEPADAFRFEEHLTDCVMCAVQLADFTAVTAALTELAGPGRAEPRPTPRLLERLTDEVGALRRRSRRRRLRLVAAAAALIIALPAAAVALQDGGSAGGQQIVATDLASGVTASVALRERGWGTAVALQLAGLTGPRVCRLIAIGKDGAEHPVLSWAVPDGGYGMPDSPGHEQPLDIEGGTGLQSAEIGHWEIRTGDGKRLVSIGG; from the coding sequence ATGAACCTGCAGCAGCGGCACCGGGACGTGGCCGCCTATGCGCTGGGCGTCCTGGAACCGGCGGACGCATTCCGCTTCGAGGAGCATCTGACCGACTGCGTCATGTGCGCGGTGCAGCTCGCCGACTTCACCGCTGTCACCGCCGCCCTGACCGAACTCGCCGGTCCCGGCCGGGCCGAGCCCCGTCCCACCCCGCGACTGCTGGAGCGGCTCACCGACGAGGTCGGCGCGTTGCGCCGGCGCAGCCGCAGGCGCCGGCTGCGGCTGGTCGCGGCGGCGGCCGCGCTGATCATCGCTCTGCCCGCCGCGGCGGTGGCACTCCAGGACGGTGGGAGCGCGGGCGGGCAGCAGATCGTCGCGACGGACCTCGCGTCGGGTGTCACCGCATCCGTCGCGCTCAGGGAACGGGGCTGGGGCACCGCGGTCGCTCTGCAGCTGGCGGGGCTGACCGGGCCGCGCGTCTGCCGGCTGATCGCCATCGGCAAGGACGGCGCCGAACATCCGGTCCTCAGCTGGGCGGTGCCCGACGGCGGCTACGGGATGCCGGACTCCCCGGGCCACGAGCAGCCCCTGGACATCGAAGGGGGCACCGGCCTGCAGAGCGCCGAGATCGGTCACTGGGAGATCCGCACCGGGGACGGCAAGCGTCTGGTCTCCATCGGTGGGTAG
- a CDS encoding LytTR family DNA-binding domain-containing protein, with product MLRVLAVDDEKPALEELLYLLRSDARVRSAEGATDATEALRRIGRALDAGPDGEDGIDVVFLDIHMAGLTGLDVAKLLAGFARPPLIVFVTAHEGFAVQAFDLKAVDYVLKPVRRERLAEAVRRVRDLVVSAREPRQPEPVGPAGPGAAATVVPSTPPNVEQIPVELGGVTRFVPIDDIAYVEAQGDYARLHTKDGSHLVRIPLSTLEERWASRGFVRIHRSHLVALGRIDELRLDAGTTTVRVGDAELAVSRRHARQLRDLLMRHAGG from the coding sequence ATGCTGCGCGTACTGGCTGTCGACGACGAGAAACCGGCGCTCGAGGAACTGCTCTACCTTCTCCGCTCCGACGCACGGGTCCGGAGCGCGGAAGGTGCCACGGATGCCACCGAGGCCCTGCGCCGCATCGGCCGTGCCCTGGACGCCGGCCCGGACGGGGAGGACGGCATCGATGTCGTCTTTCTCGACATCCACATGGCCGGGCTCACCGGGCTCGACGTCGCCAAGCTGCTGGCCGGCTTCGCCCGGCCGCCGCTGATCGTGTTCGTCACCGCTCATGAGGGCTTCGCCGTGCAGGCCTTCGACCTCAAGGCCGTCGACTACGTGCTCAAGCCGGTGCGCAGGGAGCGTCTCGCCGAGGCTGTACGCCGGGTCCGTGACCTCGTCGTCTCGGCGCGCGAGCCGCGGCAGCCGGAGCCGGTGGGCCCGGCCGGCCCCGGCGCCGCGGCCACCGTCGTGCCCAGCACACCGCCCAACGTCGAGCAGATACCGGTCGAACTGGGCGGTGTGACCCGGTTCGTGCCGATCGACGACATCGCCTATGTCGAAGCCCAGGGGGACTATGCCCGGCTCCATACCAAGGACGGCAGCCACCTGGTGAGAATTCCGCTCTCCACCCTGGAGGAGCGCTGGGCCTCCCGCGGTTTCGTACGGATACACCGCAGCCATCTCGTCGCGCTGGGCCGTATCGACGAACTGCGCCTGGACGCCGGTACGACCACGGTCCGGGTCGGCGACGCCGAGCTCGCCGTCAGCCGCCGCCATGCGCGCCAGCTGCGCGATCTGCTGATGCGGCACGCCGGGGGGTGA
- a CDS encoding cation acetate symporter: MNQTYAVTAVTVVVLATLLIGALGLRISRTTSDFYVASRTVKPGLNAAAISGEYLSAASFLGIAGLVLLQGPDMLWYPVGYTAGYLVLLVLVAAPLRRSGAYTLSDFAEARLESGAVRRLASLFVVGIGWLYLLPQLQGAGLTLEILTGAPDWVGGLVVAVVVTGAVAAGGMRSITFVQAFQYWLKLTALLVPALFLVAAWLGDDAPRARFDAPTLFREHTVVRVDDSVRIDLDEPLTLTVSGGIDGTRHEKRHVTLDEGTHRIEAGTTLKFPRGAEVPERASSGTDPFSWSQPLSGGRDGYQLYATYGLILATFLGTMGLPHVAVRFYTSPNGRAARRTTLVVLGLIGAFYLLPPVYGALGRIYAPELALTGEADAAVLVLPERIVGGLAGDLLGALLAGGAFAAFLSTASGLTMSVAGVITQDVLPSRGVRHFRLATLLAMAVPLAVSVVATNVPVADAVGLAFAVSASSFCPLLVLGIWWRGLTPPGAGAGLVIGGGSALTAVMATRAGLPPEGWVHTLMAWPAVWSVPLGFLTMVLVSLATRHHIPPGAAAILARLHLPEDLVGRPQPEGVER, from the coding sequence ATGAACCAGACCTACGCGGTGACAGCCGTCACCGTCGTGGTGCTCGCCACCCTGCTCATCGGCGCGCTCGGGCTGCGCATATCCCGCACCACCTCCGACTTCTATGTCGCCTCCCGCACGGTGAAGCCCGGTCTGAACGCCGCGGCCATCAGCGGTGAGTACCTCTCCGCCGCGTCCTTCCTCGGCATCGCGGGCCTGGTGCTCCTGCAGGGCCCCGACATGCTCTGGTACCCGGTCGGCTACACCGCCGGCTACCTCGTACTCCTGGTGCTGGTCGCCGCCCCGCTGCGCCGCTCGGGGGCGTACACCCTCTCCGACTTCGCCGAGGCCCGGCTGGAGTCCGGCGCGGTGCGCAGGCTCGCCAGCCTCTTCGTCGTCGGCATCGGCTGGCTCTATCTGCTGCCCCAGCTGCAGGGCGCCGGACTGACCCTGGAGATACTCACCGGCGCGCCCGACTGGGTCGGCGGTCTGGTCGTCGCGGTCGTCGTCACCGGAGCCGTTGCCGCGGGCGGCATGCGCAGCATCACCTTCGTCCAGGCTTTCCAGTACTGGCTCAAGCTCACCGCCCTGCTGGTGCCCGCGCTCTTCCTCGTCGCCGCCTGGCTCGGCGACGACGCGCCCCGAGCCCGCTTCGACGCGCCGACGCTCTTCCGCGAGCACACCGTCGTACGCGTCGACGACAGCGTCCGCATCGATCTCGACGAACCGCTCACTCTCACTGTCTCCGGCGGCATCGACGGCACCCGGCACGAGAAGCGGCACGTCACCCTGGACGAGGGCACCCACCGCATCGAGGCCGGCACCACCCTGAAGTTCCCCCGGGGCGCCGAAGTGCCCGAGCGGGCCTCCTCGGGAACCGACCCGTTCAGCTGGTCCCAGCCGCTGTCCGGCGGCCGGGACGGTTACCAGCTGTACGCGACGTACGGACTCATCCTCGCCACCTTCCTGGGCACGATGGGACTCCCGCATGTCGCCGTCCGCTTCTACACCAGCCCCAACGGCCGCGCTGCGCGCCGCACCACCCTTGTCGTCCTCGGGCTGATCGGCGCCTTCTATCTGCTGCCGCCCGTCTACGGCGCACTCGGGCGGATCTACGCACCCGAACTCGCCCTCACCGGCGAGGCCGACGCCGCTGTCCTGGTGCTGCCCGAACGGATCGTCGGCGGGCTCGCGGGAGATCTCCTCGGCGCGCTGCTGGCGGGCGGCGCGTTCGCCGCGTTCCTGTCCACCGCCTCCGGACTGACCATGTCCGTCGCCGGTGTCATCACCCAGGATGTGCTGCCCTCGCGCGGCGTACGGCACTTCCGCCTCGCCACTCTGCTCGCCATGGCGGTGCCGCTGGCGGTGAGTGTCGTGGCCACCAATGTGCCGGTCGCCGACGCCGTGGGGCTCGCGTTCGCCGTCTCCGCGTCCTCGTTCTGTCCGTTGCTGGTGCTCGGCATCTGGTGGCGGGGGCTGACCCCGCCCGGCGCGGGCGCCGGACTGGTGATCGGCGGCGGGTCCGCGCTCACCGCGGTGATGGCCACCCGCGCGGGCCTCCCTCCCGAGGGCTGGGTGCACACCCTGATGGCCTGGCCCGCCGTGTGGTCGGTGCCCCTCGGCTTTCTGACCATGGTGCTGGTGTCGCTCGCCACCCGGCACCACATACCTCCCGGCGCCGCCGCCATCCTTGCGCGGCTGCATCTGCCGGAAGACCTCGTCGGCAGGCCTCAGCCCGAAGGAGTGGAACGATGA
- a CDS encoding sensor histidine kinase: MTGTGLAALAAAGAVLLATGIVLGRMTARRGARPDLDLGTPVERATFHTLHTASLAAPPLRAGLTEDTARKAARRLRSLLGTEALCLTDRESVLAWDGPGADHHEQQVMVRVAEILDSGRSQSVHTECADLECPLRWAVIAPLTGEEGVLGALVAYGSRESAVLVRAATEVARWVSVQLELAELDRSRTRLIEAEIRALRAQISPHFIFNSLAAIASFVRTDPERARELLLEFADFTRYSFRRHGDFTNLADELRSIEQYLALAGARFGDRLKVTLQVAPEVLPVTLPFLCLQPLVENAVKHGLEDSRNECRVVIAARDAGAEAMVTIEDDGVGMDPAVLRGILTGERTASSGIGLSNVDDRLRQVYGDDYGLVIETGVGAGMKITIRIPKYRAGVHSSAGHSSPG; the protein is encoded by the coding sequence ATGACGGGGACGGGACTGGCCGCACTGGCAGCGGCGGGAGCGGTACTGCTGGCGACGGGCATCGTCCTGGGCAGGATGACGGCACGCCGGGGCGCCAGGCCCGACCTCGACCTCGGCACGCCCGTCGAGCGTGCCACCTTCCACACCCTGCACACCGCCTCGCTCGCCGCACCCCCGCTGCGCGCCGGCCTCACCGAGGACACCGCACGCAAAGCCGCCCGGCGGCTGCGCTCCCTGCTCGGCACCGAGGCGCTCTGTCTCACCGACCGTGAGTCCGTGCTCGCCTGGGACGGCCCCGGCGCCGACCACCATGAGCAGCAGGTCATGGTGCGGGTCGCCGAAATACTCGACTCGGGGCGCAGCCAGAGCGTGCACACCGAGTGCGCGGACCTGGAGTGCCCGCTGCGCTGGGCCGTGATCGCCCCGCTGACGGGGGAGGAGGGAGTGCTCGGCGCGCTCGTCGCCTACGGGTCGCGGGAGTCGGCCGTCCTGGTGCGTGCCGCGACCGAGGTGGCCCGCTGGGTCTCCGTACAGCTGGAACTGGCCGAGCTCGACCGGTCCCGTACCCGGCTCATCGAGGCGGAGATCCGGGCCTTGCGCGCCCAGATATCGCCGCACTTCATCTTCAACTCGCTCGCCGCCATCGCCTCGTTCGTCCGCACCGATCCCGAGCGGGCACGTGAACTGCTGTTGGAATTCGCCGACTTCACCCGCTACTCCTTCCGCAGGCACGGCGACTTCACCAACCTCGCCGACGAACTGCGCTCCATCGAGCAGTATCTGGCGCTCGCCGGGGCCCGCTTCGGCGACCGGCTCAAGGTGACGCTCCAGGTGGCGCCGGAGGTGCTGCCGGTGACGCTGCCGTTCCTGTGTCTGCAGCCGCTCGTCGAGAACGCCGTCAAGCACGGCCTGGAGGACTCCAGGAACGAATGCCGTGTCGTGATCGCGGCGCGGGACGCCGGAGCGGAGGCCATGGTGACCATCGAGGACGACGGTGTGGGCATGGACCCGGCCGTCCTGCGGGGGATTCTCACGGGGGAGCGGACGGCGTCCTCGGGAATCGGCCTGTCCAATGTCGACGACCGGCTGCGCCAGGTGTACGGGGACGATTACGGACTCGTCATCGAGACAGGCGTCGGTGCCGGGATGAAGATCACGATCCGGATCCCCAAGTACCGCGCGGGGGTGCATTCCTCGGCAGGCCACTCGTCCCCGGGCTGA